The Burkholderia ambifaria AMMD genome has a segment encoding these proteins:
- a CDS encoding glutathione S-transferase family protein has protein sequence MTPTLYAHPFSSYCQKVLTALYENGTPFDYRVLAHDDPKPMQELAALWPLKRFPVLVDAGRPVIEATIIIEYLDLYHPGPARLVPDDRRAALEVRTMDRFFDNYVSTPQQKVVHDALRPEHERDARGVADARAMLETSYAWLDRTMADREWAAGDRFSLADCGAAPFLFYADWTHRIDPSFANVIAYRKRLLARPSFARAVDEARPYRAFFPLGAPDRD, from the coding sequence ATGACACCGACGCTTTACGCCCATCCCTTTTCGTCCTACTGCCAGAAGGTGCTGACCGCGCTGTACGAGAACGGCACGCCGTTCGACTATCGCGTGCTCGCGCACGACGATCCGAAGCCGATGCAGGAACTGGCTGCGCTGTGGCCGCTGAAGCGGTTCCCCGTGCTCGTGGACGCGGGCCGCCCCGTGATCGAGGCGACGATCATCATCGAGTACCTCGACCTCTACCATCCGGGCCCCGCGCGGCTGGTGCCCGACGACCGGCGCGCGGCGCTGGAAGTCCGGACGATGGATCGTTTCTTCGACAACTATGTATCGACGCCGCAGCAGAAGGTCGTGCACGATGCGCTGCGGCCGGAGCACGAGCGCGATGCGCGGGGTGTCGCCGATGCGCGTGCGATGCTCGAAACATCGTATGCATGGCTGGATCGAACGATGGCCGATCGCGAATGGGCGGCCGGCGACCGCTTCAGCCTCGCCGACTGCGGCGCGGCGCCGTTCCTGTTCTACGCGGACTGGACGCACCGGATCGATCCGTCGTTCGCGAACGTGATCGCGTATCGCAAGCGGCTGCTGGCGCGGCCGTCGTTCGCGCGTGCAGTCGACGAAGCGCGGCCGTACCGCGCGTTCTTCCCGCTCGGCGCACCCGATCGCGACTGA
- a CDS encoding rhodanese-like domain-containing protein has protein sequence MIFRQLFDPQSSTYTYLLADPASREALLIDPVFEQVRRDAALLDELGLRLVATVDTHVHADHVTGAWLLKQRTGSTIAISAASGAQGADRYLNDGDRCAFGARYLTVRATPGHTSGCISLVLDDESMAFTGDCLLIRGTGRTDFQQGDPRALYRAVHARLFTLPAACLLYPAHDYRGLTVTSVGEERRFNPRLGGDLSEDDFAGYMRNLGLAHPRQIDVAVPANLQCGVAANAPDALAAADWAPLVYTFAGFWEIDPQWLEDHLPAVQVVDVREPDEFAGPLGHLPGATPIPLGELAARTGELARDRPIVTVCRAGGRSAQATVILLKAGFDAVANLGGGMLRWRGEGRVVMDGRS, from the coding sequence ATGATCTTCCGGCAACTTTTCGACCCGCAGTCGTCGACCTACACGTATCTGCTCGCCGATCCCGCGTCGCGCGAAGCGCTGCTGATCGATCCCGTGTTCGAGCAGGTGCGCCGCGACGCGGCGCTGCTCGACGAGCTCGGGCTGCGGCTCGTCGCGACCGTCGACACCCACGTGCACGCCGATCACGTGACGGGCGCGTGGCTGCTGAAGCAGCGCACCGGCAGCACGATCGCGATTTCGGCCGCGAGCGGCGCGCAGGGCGCCGACCGCTACCTGAACGACGGCGACCGCTGCGCATTCGGCGCGCGCTACCTGACCGTGCGCGCGACGCCGGGCCATACGAGCGGCTGCATCAGCCTCGTGCTCGACGACGAATCGATGGCGTTCACCGGCGACTGCCTGCTGATTCGCGGCACCGGCCGCACCGACTTCCAGCAGGGCGACCCGCGCGCGCTGTATCGCGCGGTGCATGCCCGTCTCTTCACGCTGCCGGCCGCCTGCCTGCTGTATCCCGCGCACGACTATCGCGGGCTGACGGTGACGAGCGTCGGCGAGGAGCGGCGCTTCAATCCGCGCCTCGGCGGCGATCTCAGCGAAGACGATTTCGCCGGCTACATGCGCAACCTCGGGCTCGCCCACCCGCGCCAGATCGACGTCGCGGTGCCCGCGAACCTGCAGTGCGGCGTCGCCGCGAACGCGCCCGACGCGCTGGCGGCGGCCGACTGGGCGCCGCTCGTCTATACGTTCGCCGGTTTCTGGGAAATCGATCCGCAGTGGCTCGAGGATCACCTGCCGGCGGTGCAGGTCGTCGACGTGCGCGAGCCCGACGAATTCGCCGGTCCGCTCGGCCACCTGCCCGGCGCGACCCCGATCCCGCTCGGCGAACTGGCCGCGCGCACCGGCGAGCTGGCGCGCGACCGGCCGATCGTGACCGTGTGCCGTGCCGGCGGCCGCTCCGCGCAGGCGACGGTGATTCTGTTGAAGGCCGGGTTCGACGCCGTCGCGAATCTCGGCGGCGGGATGCTGCGCTGGCGGGGCGAAGGCCGCGTCGTGATGGACGGCCGGTCGTAG